A DNA window from Halomonas zincidurans B6 contains the following coding sequences:
- a CDS encoding 3-hydroxybutyrate dehydrogenase — MSQHPAQDRIQDKVALITGAASGIGKEIAILFARQGARVVILDLDREAAEAAAREIAEQGGTALGVAADVTDEAQVEAAFKQVADTYGQLDVMIANAGSQHVEPIHKLSYEAWKKVTNIQLDGSFLTTRAAFRQMMQQESGGCLLYMGSVHSHEASAMKSPYVTAKHGLLGLCRTMAKEGAAYGIRANTICPGYVKTPLVEKQIPDQAREHGMSEEEVIEKVFLKDTVDKEFTTVADVAETALYLATFPSNALTGQSIVVSHGWFMQ, encoded by the coding sequence ATGTCACAGCATCCGGCACAGGACCGCATCCAGGACAAGGTGGCGCTGATCACCGGCGCGGCCAGCGGGATCGGCAAGGAGATCGCGATTCTGTTTGCCCGCCAGGGGGCCAGGGTGGTGATTCTCGATCTCGATCGCGAGGCGGCCGAGGCGGCGGCCCGCGAGATCGCCGAGCAGGGCGGCACGGCGCTCGGCGTGGCCGCCGACGTGACCGACGAGGCCCAGGTCGAGGCCGCCTTCAAGCAGGTCGCGGATACCTACGGGCAACTCGACGTAATGATCGCCAACGCCGGTTCACAGCACGTCGAGCCGATTCACAAGCTCTCCTACGAGGCCTGGAAGAAGGTCACCAACATCCAGCTCGACGGCAGTTTCCTGACCACCCGCGCCGCCTTTCGCCAGATGATGCAGCAGGAAAGCGGCGGCTGTCTGCTCTACATGGGCTCGGTGCATTCCCACGAGGCTTCGGCGATGAAGTCGCCCTACGTCACCGCCAAGCACGGCCTGCTGGGGCTGTGCCGGACCATGGCCAAGGAGGGCGCGGCCTACGGCATCCGTGCCAACACCATCTGCCCAGGCTACGTGAAGACGCCGCTGGTCGAGAAGCAGATCCCCGATCAGGCCCGCGAGCACGGCATGAGCGAGGAGGAAGTGATCGAGAAGGTCTTCCTCAAGGACACCGTCGACAAGGAATTCACCACCGTCGCCGACGTCGCCGAGACCGCGCTGTATCTCGCCACCTTCCCCTCCAACGCGCTGACCGGCCAGTCGATCGTGGTCAGTCACGGCTGGTTCATGCAGTAA
- a CDS encoding patatin-like phospholipase family protein, with protein sequence MSRAMNILVLQGGGALGAYQAGVYQALHEASIEPDWVVGTSVGAINGALIAGNRREDSLARLTAFWTRIAQPGYSQGAALADYEARTAKFMALASGVPGFFRPRPPWLIPYTHNLWDVPPSFYDTAPLRETLEELVDFERLGTRDLHDGTRLSVGTVNIAKGAMRYFDSQYDTLQSAHILASGALPPGFPPVWIDGEAYWDGGLCSNTPMDYVVESERPGSDMPINCYVVDLWSSEGPVPETIADAMLREKDIQYSTRAGHNLHFLKELNRQRQAIKTLGRHLTEEARQRPEIQQLLEQTQRSPVNIVRLLAPVRERETAQKDIDFSYATIMERWRMGLRDMTRALEICPCRRDPVSDDIGANVCSYRSRQDGELEDMTDASYV encoded by the coding sequence ATGTCACGAGCCATGAATATCCTGGTATTGCAGGGCGGTGGGGCGCTCGGCGCCTATCAGGCCGGCGTCTACCAGGCGCTTCACGAGGCGAGCATCGAACCGGACTGGGTGGTGGGCACCTCGGTGGGCGCGATCAATGGCGCGCTGATCGCCGGCAATCGCCGCGAGGACAGCCTTGCCCGGCTAACGGCGTTCTGGACGCGCATCGCGCAACCCGGCTATAGCCAGGGCGCCGCGCTGGCGGACTATGAAGCGCGTACCGCCAAGTTCATGGCGCTGGCGTCCGGCGTGCCGGGTTTCTTTCGGCCGCGTCCGCCATGGCTGATCCCCTATACCCATAATCTCTGGGACGTTCCACCGAGCTTCTACGACACCGCACCGCTGCGCGAGACGCTGGAAGAGCTGGTCGACTTCGAGCGCCTGGGTACCCGCGATCTGCATGACGGCACCCGGCTGAGCGTCGGCACGGTGAATATCGCCAAGGGCGCGATGCGTTATTTCGACAGCCAGTACGATACCCTGCAAAGCGCGCATATTCTTGCCAGCGGCGCCCTGCCGCCGGGCTTTCCGCCGGTGTGGATCGACGGCGAGGCCTACTGGGACGGTGGGCTGTGCTCCAACACGCCGATGGACTATGTGGTGGAAAGCGAGCGTCCGGGCAGCGACATGCCGATCAATTGCTACGTCGTCGATCTGTGGAGCTCCGAAGGGCCGGTGCCCGAAACCATCGCCGATGCCATGCTGCGCGAGAAGGACATTCAGTATTCGACCCGCGCCGGTCACAACCTGCACTTTCTCAAGGAACTCAATCGCCAGCGTCAGGCGATCAAGACCTTGGGTCGGCACCTGACCGAGGAGGCGCGCCAGCGCCCCGAGATCCAGCAATTGCTGGAGCAGACGCAGCGCTCGCCGGTCAACATCGTACGACTGCTGGCGCCGGTTCGCGAGCGTGAAACCGCCCAGAAGGACATCGACTTTTCCTACGCCACGATCATGGAGCGCTGGCGGATGGGGCTCCGGGACATGACCCGCGCGCTTGAGATATGCCCCTGCCGGCGCGACCCGGTCAGCGACGACATCGGTGCCAATGTATGCAGTTACCGCAGTCGGCAGGACGGTGAGTTGGAAGACATGACCGATGCGTCTTACGTTTGA
- the smc gene encoding chromosome segregation protein SMC, translating into MRLKSIKLAGFKSFVDPVSVPFDSSMTAIVGPNGCGKSNVIDAVRWVMGESSAKTLRGESMTDVIFNGSTGRKPVGQASIELLFDNRDGSMGGPYAQYAEIGVKRVVTRDSQSSYFFNGQKCRRRDIADLFMGTGLGPRSYAIIGQGMISRLIEARPEELRSTLEEAAGISKYKERRRETENRMRRTQENLERLDDIREELDRQLERLKRQAEAARRYQTLKQQEHRLKGELALLRGRALRARQGEQEHRVRELETQVEREILGQRQCESRLEQSRQEHDRLAEQLEAHQARFYETGAAIARLEQRLEHARHQQQQLARELESARRELGELDELGEADAERLARLDERLETLGPEQEETAESLAELEASLDEAETAYQDAQQRWEHFNEADRQASHDAERAQDRVRNLERGLEALGGDLQRRRQQRDELPDQRELRERRETHNEQLAEIDLGLEALEARRDTTQAARDADREALRELEAAREADRQRRSQLQGELASLEALIAASLDDQHAALDTWLAERGLADAPRLAEGLNVAPGWERAVSWVLASWLNARLLPELPRRALDSAPQSGELALVEGAAGGPAAAGTLAEQVEGAGAATSILVRIRCADDAGEAWALRDALAPGESVLSADGLWLGDGWARYLGLADGADSVLAQQRRRDAARLELERLEARLAECEQRLDALQDRDSEHERSLEEVRVAERDLGERRQQAALAEGNLALRLEHVDARARELDADIADLQAQRESRALELEQARERWQAAMGELEDSSQRRETLERQRRVAQEALAAQRARLRPLQERSQQLALEHQRLTAEHAGLAEQRTRSAETRARLEDKCGELEASRETLREPEAEEREQLDELLDRHAREEQALNACRDEAQQLGERLRETEATRQQHERNLEGIRHQLEEGRMQVQALKLKADAQDEVLAELGYGGAKTHALAEALDPEATESVWQTRLEEAADKVRRLGAINLAAIEEYDQQAERRDYLEGQHAELSEALETLDRAIRKIDQETRTRFKETFERVNEGFGALFPRVFGGGAAWLTLTGEDLLETGVAIMARPPGKKNSTIHLLSGGEKALTALSLVFAIFQLNPAPFCMLDEVDAPLDDANVGRYAKLVKDMSESVQFIYITHNKIAMEAAERLMGVTMQEPGVSRLVSVGVEEAAELADA; encoded by the coding sequence ATGCGTCTCAAATCGATCAAGCTGGCCGGCTTCAAGTCGTTCGTCGACCCCGTGAGCGTGCCGTTCGACAGCAGCATGACGGCGATCGTTGGACCCAACGGCTGCGGCAAGTCCAACGTCATCGACGCGGTGCGCTGGGTGATGGGCGAATCCTCGGCGAAGACGCTGCGCGGCGAGTCGATGACCGACGTGATCTTCAACGGCTCCACCGGGCGCAAGCCGGTGGGCCAGGCCTCGATCGAACTGTTGTTCGACAATCGCGACGGCAGCATGGGCGGGCCCTATGCCCAGTACGCCGAGATCGGCGTCAAGCGCGTGGTCACCCGCGACAGCCAGTCGAGCTACTTCTTCAACGGCCAGAAGTGCCGGCGCCGCGACATCGCCGATCTGTTCATGGGCACCGGGCTGGGGCCGCGCTCCTACGCGATCATCGGCCAGGGCATGATCTCGCGGCTGATCGAGGCGCGTCCCGAGGAGCTGCGCTCGACGCTGGAGGAGGCCGCCGGCATCTCCAAGTACAAGGAGCGGCGCCGCGAGACCGAAAACCGCATGCGCCGCACCCAGGAGAACCTCGAGCGCCTCGACGACATTCGCGAGGAGCTCGACAGGCAGCTCGAACGCTTGAAGCGCCAGGCCGAGGCAGCGCGACGCTACCAGACCCTCAAGCAGCAGGAACATCGCCTCAAGGGCGAGTTGGCGCTGTTGCGCGGCCGTGCGCTGCGCGCCCGGCAGGGCGAGCAGGAACATCGCGTGCGCGAGCTGGAGACCCAGGTCGAGCGCGAGATCCTCGGCCAGCGCCAGTGCGAGAGTCGGCTCGAACAGTCGCGCCAGGAACACGACCGCCTGGCCGAACAGCTCGAGGCCCATCAGGCGCGCTTCTACGAGACCGGCGCGGCGATCGCCCGGCTCGAGCAGCGCCTCGAACACGCCCGCCACCAGCAGCAGCAATTGGCCCGCGAGCTCGAATCCGCCCGCCGCGAACTCGGCGAACTCGACGAACTCGGCGAGGCCGACGCCGAACGCCTGGCGCGACTCGACGAGCGCCTGGAGACCCTGGGCCCCGAGCAGGAGGAGACCGCCGAGTCGCTGGCCGAGCTCGAGGCGAGCCTCGACGAGGCCGAGACAGCCTATCAGGACGCGCAGCAGCGCTGGGAGCATTTCAACGAGGCGGATCGTCAGGCCTCCCACGACGCCGAGCGTGCCCAGGATCGGGTGCGCAACCTGGAGCGGGGCCTGGAAGCGCTGGGCGGCGACCTCCAGCGGCGCCGCCAGCAGCGCGACGAGCTGCCTGATCAGCGCGAGCTGCGCGAGCGTCGCGAGACGCACAACGAACAGCTCGCCGAGATCGATCTCGGGCTCGAAGCGCTGGAGGCCCGCCGCGACACCACCCAGGCCGCCCGCGACGCCGATCGCGAGGCGCTGCGCGAGCTGGAGGCCGCCCGCGAGGCGGATCGCCAGCGGCGCAGCCAGCTACAAGGCGAGCTGGCCTCGCTGGAGGCACTGATCGCCGCCAGTCTCGACGATCAGCACGCCGCGCTGGATACCTGGCTCGCCGAGCGCGGCCTGGCCGACGCCCCGCGGTTGGCCGAGGGGCTGAATGTTGCGCCTGGCTGGGAGCGCGCGGTGTCCTGGGTGTTGGCGTCCTGGCTCAACGCGCGGCTGCTGCCGGAGTTGCCGCGCCGGGCACTGGATAGCGCCCCGCAAAGCGGCGAGCTGGCGCTGGTCGAAGGCGCCGCGGGCGGGCCGGCGGCGGCGGGAACGCTGGCCGAGCAGGTCGAGGGCGCCGGCGCCGCGACATCGATACTGGTGCGGATTCGCTGCGCCGATGACGCCGGCGAGGCCTGGGCGCTGCGTGACGCGCTGGCCCCCGGCGAGAGCGTGCTCAGCGCCGACGGACTGTGGCTGGGCGACGGCTGGGCGCGCTATCTGGGCCTCGCCGATGGCGCCGACAGCGTGCTCGCCCAGCAGCGCCGGCGCGATGCGGCCCGCCTCGAGCTGGAGCGGCTGGAAGCGCGGCTCGCCGAGTGCGAACAGCGGCTCGACGCGCTTCAGGATCGCGACAGCGAACACGAAAGGAGCCTCGAGGAGGTGCGCGTCGCCGAGCGCGATCTCGGCGAGCGGCGTCAGCAGGCAGCGCTCGCCGAAGGCAACCTCGCCTTGCGGCTTGAACACGTCGATGCCCGCGCGCGGGAACTCGACGCGGACATCGCCGATCTTCAGGCGCAGCGCGAGAGCCGGGCGCTCGAACTCGAACAGGCCCGCGAACGCTGGCAGGCGGCGATGGGCGAACTCGAGGACAGCAGTCAGCGCCGCGAAACCCTCGAGCGCCAGCGCCGCGTTGCCCAGGAAGCGCTCGCCGCTCAGCGTGCTCGGCTGCGGCCGTTGCAGGAGCGTTCGCAGCAACTGGCGCTGGAGCATCAGCGGCTGACCGCCGAGCATGCCGGGCTGGCCGAGCAGCGCACGCGCAGCGCCGAGACGCGCGCCCGGCTCGAGGACAAGTGCGGGGAACTCGAGGCAAGCCGCGAAACCCTGCGCGAGCCCGAGGCCGAGGAACGCGAGCAGCTCGACGAACTGCTCGATCGCCACGCCCGCGAGGAACAAGCCCTCAACGCCTGTCGCGACGAGGCACAGCAGCTCGGCGAGCGGCTGCGTGAAACCGAGGCGACGCGTCAGCAGCACGAGCGCAATCTCGAGGGCATCCGCCATCAGCTGGAAGAGGGGCGCATGCAGGTGCAGGCGCTCAAGCTCAAGGCCGACGCCCAGGACGAGGTGCTCGCCGAACTGGGCTACGGTGGTGCAAAGACGCATGCGCTGGCCGAGGCACTCGATCCCGAGGCTACCGAATCGGTCTGGCAGACGCGCCTCGAGGAGGCCGCCGACAAGGTGCGCCGGCTGGGGGCGATCAACCTGGCGGCGATCGAGGAATATGACCAGCAAGCGGAACGCAGGGACTATCTCGAGGGTCAACATGCCGAGTTGAGTGAAGCGCTCGAGACCCTTGACCGGGCGATTCGCAAGATCGATCAGGAAACCCGGACCCGCTTCAAGGAGACTTTCGAACGGGTCAATGAGGGGTTCGGAGCGCTTTTTCCGCGGGTTTTCGGCGGCGGCGCGGCCTGGCTGACGCTGACCGGCGAGGATCTGCTGGAAACCGGAGTCGCCATCATGGCGCGCCCGCCGGGCAAGAAGAACAGCACCATTCATCTGCTCTCGGGGGGCGAAAAGGCATTGACCGCCTTGTCGCTGGTGTTTGCCATCTTCCAGCTCAATCCGGCGCCTTTCTGTATGCTCGACGAAGTCGATGCTCCACTCGATGATGCTAACGTGGGGCGCTACGCGAAGCTGGTTAAGGACATGTCCGAATCGGTGCAATTCATCTACATTACCCACAACAAGATCGCCATGGAGGCCGCCGAGCGGTTAATGGGCGTGACCATGCAGGAGCCGGGCGTGTCGCGTCTGGTTTCGGTGGGTGTCGAGGAGGCCGCAGAGCTTGCCGATGCATGA
- the zipA gene encoding cell division protein ZipA — protein sequence MELREWLIILGLVLVAIIVVDGVRRLQRQRKVPRLDEVPSGASKADEDNGEALDPEEAARRAEINWELPNGGARVVRPAAQTPVEPKPKLQRQEHPGPSKVFARMSRSGEPDERMAHRESPRESPPAQAGRYADEPAPAAEAAREESASPTPRREPSMNVDATERATDTAQPRRSVEPPAVRDDDEVPATDTDAGRARGKSAMAAALRSGGQRVSQSMQRMTSAWQRHEAAPALHDEDHEPSLDGNGGRSEESRGDARREESCGLVFPRFADQRLEPVGSTVTQGGDDDAYEAERQDIVSHMPREEAPREDVVTVHPVVEKAQRHHVSAQRARETLAHSDEIVVISVMSRNEEGFAGTDLLNLMLACGLRYSEMGIFLRYETEDNESELQFAMVDVVKPGTFDLDTMDDFSTPGVTFLMPLPGARDSAAAFEAMVETAMVIVRNLGGELKDENRSVMTAQTVEFARQRVQEFERRYRLHRSHAN from the coding sequence ATGGAACTAAGAGAGTGGTTGATCATCCTCGGGCTGGTATTGGTGGCAATCATCGTCGTCGACGGTGTGCGTCGCCTGCAACGCCAGCGTAAAGTCCCTCGCCTCGACGAGGTGCCGAGCGGTGCGAGTAAAGCGGATGAGGATAATGGCGAGGCGCTCGACCCCGAAGAGGCGGCGCGCCGGGCCGAAATCAATTGGGAGTTGCCCAACGGCGGGGCAAGGGTCGTCAGGCCGGCTGCGCAGACCCCAGTCGAGCCGAAGCCCAAGTTACAGCGTCAGGAGCATCCTGGACCTTCCAAGGTCTTTGCGCGCATGAGCCGCTCCGGCGAGCCGGATGAACGCATGGCGCATCGAGAGAGCCCGCGAGAGAGCCCGCCGGCGCAAGCGGGCCGCTACGCAGACGAACCTGCGCCCGCTGCCGAGGCGGCACGCGAAGAGAGCGCATCGCCGACGCCACGCCGCGAACCGAGCATGAATGTGGACGCGACCGAGCGAGCCACCGACACCGCCCAGCCGCGTCGCAGCGTCGAGCCGCCGGCGGTGCGCGATGACGATGAAGTGCCGGCCACCGATACCGATGCCGGCCGTGCGCGCGGCAAATCGGCGATGGCCGCCGCGTTGCGCTCCGGCGGTCAGCGTGTCTCGCAATCGATGCAACGCATGACCTCGGCGTGGCAGCGTCACGAAGCCGCGCCCGCGCTGCATGACGAAGACCATGAGCCGAGCCTGGACGGCAACGGTGGACGTAGCGAAGAGTCGCGTGGCGACGCACGCCGCGAAGAGTCCTGTGGCTTGGTCTTCCCGCGTTTCGCCGACCAGCGCCTGGAGCCGGTGGGCTCGACGGTTACTCAGGGTGGCGATGATGACGCCTACGAGGCCGAACGCCAGGACATCGTCAGCCACATGCCCCGCGAGGAAGCGCCGCGTGAGGACGTGGTGACGGTGCATCCGGTGGTCGAGAAGGCACAGCGTCATCACGTCAGCGCGCAGCGTGCCCGCGAAACGCTGGCACATTCCGACGAGATCGTGGTGATCAGCGTCATGTCGCGTAACGAGGAGGGTTTTGCCGGCACCGACCTGCTCAATCTGATGCTCGCCTGCGGCCTGCGTTACAGCGAGATGGGCATCTTCCTGCGCTACGAGACCGAGGACAACGAGAGCGAGTTGCAGTTCGCGATGGTCGACGTGGTCAAGCCGGGCACCTTCGATCTCGACACCATGGACGACTTCAGCACCCCGGGCGTGACCTTCCTGATGCCGCTGCCCGGCGCGCGGGATTCGGCGGCCGCCTTCGAGGCGATGGTCGAGACCGCGATGGTGATCGTGCGCAACCTGGGCGGCGAGCTGAAGGACGAGAATCGCAGCGTGATGACCGCGCAGACCGTCGAGTTCGCCCGCCAGCGGGTTCAGGAATTCGAACGTCGCTACCGGTTGCATCGCTCTCATGCCAACTGA
- the ligA gene encoding NAD-dependent DNA ligase LigA — translation MSQTDPQLLDEINRLRSELDDANYRYYVLDEPELTDTDYDRRLRRLEEIEQAHPELVTVDSPTQRVGAAPAEGFAAVEHAVPMLSLDNAFDEDKIVAFAKRLNDLLERSDDDLAFCCEPKLDGLAVSLVYEQGRFVSGATRGDGRTGEGITSNLRTLRSIPLRLRGREFPDLLEVRGEVYMSHSGFEALNARARKEGSKVFANPRNAAAGSLRQLDSRITARRPLEFCAYQLVSREATSLANIDAPHSEQMKWLRSWGFRTSPELAVVKGSAGVLDYCRTLGEKRERLDYDIDGVVLKVDDLRAQRELGFVARAPRWAIAFKFPAQEQATRLNDVEFQVGRTGAITPVARLEPVTVAGVTVANASLHNADEIARLGVMIGDSVVIRRAGDVIPQVVRVVAGERPDDAREIVFPDHCPVCGSAIERIEGGVAIRCPAGLYCAAQRKEALKHFASRRALDIDGLGDKLIDALVERGWVKTPAELFALGAGDLAELPRMGEKSAANLVGALERAKHTTLPRFIYALGIREVGEATASNLARHFGTLQALMEASQEALEAVADIGPIVAAHIHAFFSESHNRQTVTQLLEAGLNWHEEAVDERPQPLAGQSWVLTGTLENLTRDEGKARLQALGAKVAGSVSKKTAAVVAGEAAGSKLARAEELGVEVLDEATFLARLDEWEQG, via the coding sequence ATGAGCCAGACCGATCCCCAACTGCTCGACGAGATCAATCGCCTGCGCAGTGAACTCGACGACGCCAACTACCGCTATTACGTCCTCGACGAGCCGGAGCTCACCGACACCGACTACGATCGGCGTTTGCGACGCCTGGAGGAGATCGAGCAGGCCCACCCCGAACTGGTGACGGTGGATTCGCCGACCCAGCGGGTCGGCGCCGCGCCGGCCGAAGGCTTCGCCGCGGTCGAGCACGCGGTGCCGATGCTGTCGCTGGACAACGCCTTCGACGAGGACAAGATCGTGGCCTTCGCCAAGCGCCTCAATGATCTCCTGGAGCGTAGCGACGACGATCTGGCATTCTGCTGCGAACCCAAGCTGGACGGCCTGGCGGTGTCGCTGGTCTACGAGCAGGGGCGGTTCGTCAGCGGCGCCACCCGCGGCGACGGACGCACCGGCGAGGGCATCACCAGCAACCTGCGTACGCTGCGCTCGATCCCTCTCAGGCTGCGGGGCAGAGAATTTCCCGATTTACTGGAAGTGCGTGGCGAGGTCTACATGAGCCATTCCGGCTTCGAGGCGCTCAATGCGCGGGCCCGCAAGGAGGGCAGCAAGGTCTTCGCCAACCCGCGCAACGCCGCCGCCGGCAGCCTGCGCCAGCTGGACTCACGGATCACCGCCCGGCGCCCGCTGGAGTTCTGCGCCTATCAATTGGTCAGTCGGGAAGCTACCAGCCTTGCCAATATCGACGCTCCGCATAGCGAGCAAATGAAATGGCTACGATCCTGGGGCTTTCGCACCAGCCCGGAGCTTGCGGTCGTCAAGGGTAGTGCGGGCGTGCTCGACTACTGCCGGACCCTGGGCGAGAAGCGCGAGCGGCTCGATTACGATATCGACGGGGTGGTGCTCAAGGTCGACGACCTGCGAGCGCAGCGCGAACTGGGCTTCGTCGCCCGCGCGCCGCGCTGGGCCATCGCCTTCAAGTTTCCCGCCCAGGAACAGGCCACCCGGCTCAACGACGTCGAGTTCCAGGTCGGGCGTACCGGGGCGATCACGCCGGTGGCGCGGCTCGAGCCGGTCACCGTCGCCGGGGTCACGGTCGCCAACGCCTCGCTGCACAACGCCGACGAGATCGCCCGGCTGGGGGTGATGATCGGCGATAGCGTGGTGATCCGCCGCGCCGGCGACGTGATCCCCCAGGTGGTGCGGGTGGTCGCCGGCGAGCGCCCCGACGACGCTCGCGAGATCGTCTTTCCCGATCACTGCCCGGTATGCGGCTCCGCGATCGAGCGGATCGAGGGCGGGGTGGCGATCCGCTGTCCGGCCGGGCTTTATTGTGCGGCCCAGCGCAAGGAGGCGCTCAAGCACTTCGCCAGCCGACGGGCGCTGGATATCGACGGGCTCGGCGACAAGCTGATCGATGCGCTGGTCGAGCGCGGCTGGGTCAAGACGCCGGCCGAGCTGTTCGCGCTCGGCGCCGGCGATCTGGCCGAGCTGCCGCGGATGGGCGAGAAGTCCGCCGCCAACCTGGTCGGGGCCCTGGAGCGAGCCAAGCACACCACGCTGCCGCGCTTCATCTACGCGCTGGGCATCCGCGAGGTCGGCGAAGCCACCGCCAGCAACCTGGCGCGCCATTTCGGCACGCTTCAGGCGCTGATGGAGGCCAGCCAGGAAGCGCTGGAGGCGGTCGCGGATATCGGCCCGATCGTCGCCGCGCACATCCACGCCTTCTTCAGCGAGAGCCACAATCGCCAGACGGTGACCCAGCTGCTCGAAGCCGGGCTTAACTGGCATGAAGAGGCGGTAGACGAGCGTCCGCAGCCGCTGGCCGGCCAGAGCTGGGTGCTCACCGGCACGCTGGAGAACCTGACCCGCGACGAGGGCAAGGCGCGGCTGCAGGCGCTGGGCGCCAAGGTCGCCGGCAGCGTCTCGAAGAAGACCGCCGCGGTGGTCGCCGGCGAGGCCGCCGGCAGCAAGCTGGCCAGGGCGGAGGAACTGGGCGTCGAGGTGCTCGACGAAGCGACCTTCCTGGCGCGCCTCGATGAATGGGAGCAAGGCTGA
- a CDS encoding YheU family protein, with product MNDRFIEVPYRMLPGETLDALLESYVTRQGYDTTDTGEGMRGWVVELKRQLERGELLIAHDLETETTEVMTLAQWRAFGRDLADDEED from the coding sequence ATGAATGATCGCTTCATCGAAGTACCGTATCGCATGCTGCCAGGCGAGACGCTGGATGCGCTGCTCGAGAGCTACGTCACCCGCCAGGGCTACGACACCACCGACACCGGCGAGGGCATGCGCGGCTGGGTGGTCGAGCTCAAGCGTCAGCTCGAACGTGGCGAACTGCTGATCGCTCATGATCTCGAGACCGAAACCACCGAAGTGATGACGCTGGCCCAGTGGCGCGCCTTCGGCCGCGACCTGGCCGATGACGAGGAAGACTAG